One window of Cardiocondyla obscurior isolate alpha-2009 linkage group LG20, Cobs3.1, whole genome shotgun sequence genomic DNA carries:
- the LOC139110313 gene encoding E3 ubiquitin-protein ligase RNF181-like: MSDYFAEMGWTPLGDGEAPNHLIQMARFLRDFGMWDLVEQSTELPPPASKDAVANLPEIKIESGDTKQCPVCLKEFEVDSKAKSMPCHHAFHQECIMPWLEKTNSCPLCRYELPTDDEDYEMYRKEKKRAVEREKDLESLHNSMFT; encoded by the exons ATGTCTGATTATTTTGCGGAGATGGGCTGGACGCCTCTGGGCGACGGAGAGGCGCCGAATCATTTGATACAAATGGCACGGTTCCTGCGAGATTTCGGCATGTGGGACTTGGTGGAACAGAGCACGGAGCTGCCACCGCCAGCGTCGAAGGACGCGGTGGCCAACTTACCCGAGATCAAAATTGAATCCGGCGATACGAAGCAGTGCCCGGTGTGCCTGAAGGAATTTGAAGTGGACAGTAAAGCCAAATCGATGCCGTGTCATCATGCGTTTCACCAGGAATGCATTATGCCCTGGTTAGAGAAG ACTAACTCTTGTCCACTCTGTCGATATGAATTGCCAACGGACGATGAGGACTATGAAATGTatagaaaagagaagaaacgagcggtggaaagagaaaaggactTGGAATCACTGCACAATTCTATGTTtacatga